The DNA sequence TCCATTCGATTTCAAAATAAGAGATATACCTGATGGATTTACTGGTATAACATGTATAATCCTCATTTGGCCTCATTTACTGGTTTGAtggagtgttttgtttttttccacacTTTTCTGAATCTTTGTGAATCTTTGCGTGTCCAGATTGAAGCACATTGTCATTGGTCGGTAGGTGGTGGTTTTTCTGTTCCAGTTGCCTTTATGGTCTGAGTTTCAGTTCAGCATTAATTTCTAGATTTTTGATGTTTTTACATATTGCAACTTCGGAAATTTTTAATACATGTGATTAGACAAGGGAGTGTACCTTTGCTGATAGAATGGAGATACCGGTGGACTGTGTTTTGGTGCTGCTCTCTACTGGTCATCCATGGTATTGAGTCCTCTTAGGCAGACTTCACACCAGAGCTGTTCGTGATCCTCCCCACCTGCTACTTATGTAATATTATGGTACCTCTGAGTCAGAGTTGGCATGGACttgccaccacccccccctcgccccctggtggcagcCTGCACAAGCACAGCACTGTGTGTTCACAGGTTTTATCCATCTGCACATTTTGAAAACATATCTCCATGGTGATGCTAGCTGGAAAGATAGACATTGTCATGACATCTTCAGCAGACACATGCAATGTTGTTTTGTTTCTTAAATTCTCCATCTGCTTTTCTTTAACTGCCAATTTTCTTCGTTTTTGGGGGGATTTACTGTAAAGCGGTTGTGAAATGTGGGTCCTCATAAAGACCAAGCCGAGTGTTTGTGTtggagattgactagctgtgtcTCAGAGGTGTTTGCGAAAATATGAACATGCTGTTTGCACTTTAGCTCTGTAACCTGCACAGAACATCTGCCAAACTTGTAtccccaaaacaaaaacaatctcTAACTGTTTGTAGGTATGATGCGGGGAAGGATGGCTTCATTGACCTCATGGAGCTGAAGCTGATGATGGAAAAGCTAGGGGCTCCACAGACCCACCTGGGCCTCAAGAACATGATCAAGGAAGTAGATGAGGACCTGGACAACAAGCTCAACTTCAAGGAGGTGAGAGCTTCTCATGAAGTGTGGAGCTGAGgcctgtttctgctccctccgtCTCACTCTCtccatttttttctttcatctctgtctctcttcctgTTGTGTCATAAGCAGGATTTAAGTTAGTGCTGGACCATAATTTTCTTCAGTGCATGAAGTTGCCAGTTTGTCAGGAGTGGGATTTAATTTCTTCCTGAATGTAAGAAGACAAGATGTTTAAGATGTTTAGAGGGTTGTCATCTGGAAACAGACACACTGGAGATTTAGTACTATGGACCTCCCTTTTCCACAGTTCCTGTTAATCTTCCGGAAAGCTGCAGCAGGAGAGCTTCCGGAGGACAGCGGGCTGCACGCCCTGGCCCGGCTGTCTGAGATCGACGTGTCCACGGAGGGAGTGAAGGGAGCCAAGACCTTCTTCGAGGCCAAAGTAAGCTGCAGACGTCCTTCCTAACAGATGCAAGCCGTGAGCGCAAAAGCAGCCCTCATGTGGCTGCTTTTAACATGATGTTCTGTCTGACAGCGTTGAATTTAATTGGTGCCAAAGTGCAAACTTTGCCCAGCAGGTCAGCCTGAACTTAATCTTTGAAGGTGAATTTCATCTTCTTTCTACGCCTTTCTCTGTCTCTACCAATCGCATGGTCAGCAGTTTACGGCCTGTGAGGACCACCCACCCTGACATGAACTAGACCGTGCCTCGCTTATTTGCGGCATCATTGAAATGTTGTCATCCCGTAATATTAAGCTTCTCCACATCTTCATAAACCGGTCCTGGTATGACGTTGTTTGCCGCACGCATCGTCATCACTTTCCAATTTGCGCTTCACCCGTGTAGGTTAAGGCCATCAATGAGTCCAGCAAGTTTGAGGCCGAGATCCGGCAAGAAcaggaggagaagaagaagcaggcagaggacAAGAAGCAGAGGCAAGCTGCTTTCAAGGAGCTCAAGTCGGCCTTCAAATGAGGGGCCAGCCTCTCCTCCATCGCTGGGCCTCCcccatgcgcccccccccccacacctgatTCTCTGGGGCCCTGCTGTGACCCAACATCCACAGTTCcaaagtatttctgtatgaataAAAACAAACTGCTTTGTCGTCCCACTGCTAGCCTGGTCTCTgcatgccccctggtggtggtggtggtgatgactTTGTTtccccacttcctgtttgtgtTCCGTAACCAaatctcagctcctgcagctgctTCAGCTGCCTTCAGTCAGACTACTCATATCAGGATGCACTCCAGGGAAGTCCAGCGTATCTGCCAGCTTGTGAGGCAGGGGCACGCGGCCGTAGCTGCACAGACCTCCACAATGCTCCATGGGGAGTGTTGGCACGTGTTGTTCGTAAAAATATACTGTAGACTTGTTTACAATATGTAAATCACCAATGCAAATGCCCTGAAGCTGTGCTGTGCCCAATTCCATCTCTGTTCCTCTGCCTGTTAAGGGTTTGTTTTTGTTGGCTTTTGGTCTGATGCTGGTGTTATAACTTCCTGCGTTTACCCACACTGGCGCCATTTTCCTTTCAGCCCGGGTGATCTCTACTCCCTATGCACTATTCTCACCGACTGCCTGACACTTGCTAATGAACCACATTTCAGCAGTCCCTCAGTGGTGGGGTTACCTTCCCTCCCTCGCAGGGGGCGTATTTTCAGATCCTGCTCCAACTTTGACTGTAACGTTTCTATAGTATTTTCTCATTTATTGTAATTAGCATCAAGCATGTTCTTCACTGCTCGATATCGGTTTGGATGTAAAATGCCTCTGTAGTTGCCTACAGAAGTGCTGGCCACTGATTGTTTCTTTGTGTGAGGGCATTTCCTTTGAAAATTATCTTTGTTATATAGCTTGTTATTGAGTACGTCACTTTCAGCATCGAAATCCTTGGTGTTATTTTGCTGGGTTTAAGCAAAGCAGTCGCTTTTAAAATACAATAACAGACTTCACCTTGAGCCTTAAACACTGAGGATTCCTATTGAGCCATCGGGTAACCAAATGATATCAAGCAAGTAATGGGCCATTGACAGAACGGAGTGAAAAATAACATGAACTGTAACACCTGTTAAACTTTGATTAAATAAAACTATTTTTTCACTAGAAtaaaaaaatagtttttttagAGTGTCTGCTTCTATATGTCCTGTTTTTTTCCTGCATGTCTTTCTGCATGTACCTGTAAATGTCCTAATTGAGATTATTATGTAATACTGCTGACTATGACAGAGTGACTCCATCCTATCTTGTGGAGATGTGAAGTTTAATGTCATGGTCAGACTTGGAAATGAGCTGCATAACTTTACATGCCATACAGTGGAGTCAGAGCCAATATGATGGTAGGGAAAATGTGTTATGTCTAATTGAGAACACAACTATGCCATGTCACAGAGGATATTAAACAATACACTGAGCTAATGTTTCTGGGTTTAAATGTTCTGATGGCTGGTCACCAGGGTATAACAATGCTTCCCTTGTTGTAATAATTGTGATTCTAGTTTATTGTTAATGTGTGTCCATTGCTACACTGAAAAACTGTGCCAAATTTACGGGGGAGTGTATCTCTGGATTAAGAGGAATTGAATGGGGAAATTCATAGACACAAACATGGGGGGGATAAGTAGGGAGTTTTGGGGGCTTACACTGCATGTATAAACTCTTCATTTCTTGACATCTCATGTTACCCTCCGTGAAGATGTAGTCAAAGTGAAAAGCATGGATAATACTTGTTATACCATACTGTATATGTCAAATACTGAAATGATATTTGCCACAGGGCTTGGTAACCTCAATGGATGCCCTCTCTGGTGACTAAATGATGAACCTTCACACCGCACATTTTGACTTTAAAAAGTACGTTTTGCTTGGTTTTATAAATTAATTGGATGTTATTGTGTGTTTCCACGTTTGCTGAATTTCTGACTTTGCAGCAATTCTCTTCGGTGTATGTTGTGTACGGTGTACGGTCATGCATAGTTCTGTGGGGTTTTGTATTTTAATACGAATAAATGACCCCATATATTTTTTAAGTTTCTAACACAAAGCTCGATTATTCTTGtggcaataaataaaatacatacaataacgtgttttatattttattcatttggGTGCTAATCCGTTAATTATAATGTTATGtgttttaatccatccatcttccgacCGCAGCATATATTACGGTTGCCAACTTCGATCGGATAgctggtgtgagattttcaattagaCACGTCTGCCcagacatttacatgtatgtagaagttttattatttatatgtaGGGCTTGTAATTACACCGCTTTTGTTGTAGCTAATTtggggtttataatggaataatataagatttgccgtaagacttCTTGCGTGACCTTGAGTAGAAACCgtcagtgtcacgccagatgcgtgagagttggcaaccctgacatATCAATATCCCATACAGCATAAGGAACAAATCAGGAGTACACATTGGACGGGGCTGTGGTGGCAGTTAAAATAAGTATTCATCATCTGAAAAAAGGAGAGACTTTCTACACAGATAAAACAGTTACATCGATTGCTCGGAATCAAAATAATGAGGCAGAAGTCCTGACGGAGGTTAATTCACGTAACACCCGGAAGTCACATTGACGAAAACGGAGGCTGTTGCAGTTCGTGATTGTATACGCGAGTTATGACgcttttgttgtattttttatcttatgcaTAACTTGGGGATTGTTACCAGACGATTAACAAACAGAGACGCCAACTGTAACCTCTTGTAAACATATACAAGGCCGTCCCCCGTCTTTCCCAGGCTAGGCGGGCGCTTTGACGGAAAATGAACGTTGATGCCTCGCAGGCAGTCGCAGCCGGAGGCGCATCCTCCACCTCGGcctccagcagcagcaccaACACCACCAGCAGCGCTGTGATGAATAACAGCGCCGCAACCAACGTAGTCTTGGCTGCCGGTAACGGTGAGTGGAGCCGGAGTGACCGGGACTGCGCAGTCAGACCGTGTACATCTGCTACTTAATACTTAAAAAGAGCAGCGCAGTGGTGTATTTACAGCTGTTTGCATAACATTTAGCGTTTATTTTCCTGATTTTAAACCTCACGTTATGATTGAAGTGCAGTTGTCGGAATAGGGAATTCAGGATGACCAGCTCTCACGCGTCtgccgtgacactcacgctttcagactcatgcaagaaatcttacggcaaatctatattattccattgtaaacctaaaattaggtaCAACAAAAAGCGTTGGTAGTTTGCAaagcctacagactatttataaGGTAATGAAACCgttgcatacatgtaaatgcgtgtgcatgtgtgtgcggacTTGTCTCGGATTGAAAGTCTCACGCGAGCCAACTGAACTAAGTTGGgtaattttgtattttctgCCCGTATTTGCGCTGATCGTATCGGATCTCCGGGTATCGTGCTGTACTACACCATTTATGAAAACACTCAACAGGTAATGACACTTGAAAAATTCTTGTATACGTTCTGTCTGTATATTTAAATTCACATCCTGCTGCAGTACCGGCGTC is a window from the Brienomyrus brachyistius isolate T26 chromosome 8, BBRACH_0.4, whole genome shotgun sequence genome containing:
- the efhd2 gene encoding EF-hand domain-containing protein D2, with protein sequence MASDELASKLSRRLNIEDGVEHPVAVGCGHEDGGDEKPTTANADSELGAKLLRRGELNEGIGEHQQPSSKVFNPYTEFKEFSRKQIKDMEKMFKQYDAGKDGFIDLMELKLMMEKLGAPQTHLGLKNMIKEVDEDLDNKLNFKEFLLIFRKAAAGELPEDSGLHALARLSEIDVSTEGVKGAKTFFEAKVKAINESSKFEAEIRQEQEEKKKQAEDKKQRQAAFKELKSAFK